Part of the Fusarium musae strain F31 chromosome 3, whole genome shotgun sequence genome, AAGTTCCTTCGCCCAGCATTTAGTGAAGGAGTCCACCATGCCCTTTGTCCCGGCGTAGATGGTCTGCAAGGGCGGAGACCCTCGGGAGCTGGCCGAACAGATGTTGACTATTCGTCCACTTCCTCGCGTCAAGTGCGGAAGGCTGCTCTGTGTCAAAAGAAAAGTGCTGCGCCCATTGACATTGACCAAAAGATCCCAGTCATCCAAGGTCTGTTCCTCAAAGGGTTTATTGACTGCTAGCGCCACGTTATTGACAACTATGTCTAGTCGGCCAAATTCTTGAATAGTTGCTTCGACCAGCGTCTTGGGACCTTGAGTTGTACCCATGTCGGCGCAAACAGCGATGGATCTGCTTGGTAGAGACGCTGCCTTGTTGTTGGCGTTGTCTGCTAGAGAAGGGAATGGGTAGTTGATGGCGACAGATGCTCCGCGGGACGCAAGCTCATGGGCTATGGCAAAACCTATGCCGCTGTCGCTGCCTGAGACAATGGCTACTTTGCCGGCAAGGGGCTCTGGTGTCGACATGGTCGGCTTGTGGTATGATCTGAAGCAATGAATCCAAGAGTTGGGGCTGGAAAGACTGGGGAATTTACTGATGGCTGGCTCGATCAGTTGCTTCGTCCCCTGGACATTGAGTTTTAGTTCAGTAATTACAGCTACCCCGCTACTGTTTTGAGCACTCCGATCGGCTGAGGGGGGGTTCGGCCAAGCTAAGAACGATCTCACCTCCTCTCGGTATGTGGTCCCACCAACGTTAGATCGAAAGCATGACCGAGCCCCCCCACAGCCAGCCGATCAGATTCAGATGGAGCGGTCTCGACTCTGCAAGCATTTGGATCTTACCCCCAAGTTACTTCCGATCGTATAAGGCGCGCAAGAAAGTCGGACATCCGTACAGTAGATCCCATCCATACTGACAAGACTACCATCCCTGCCAAACTACAATCAACTGAATCAATAACCATGACGCAAATTGATCATCTTTCGCAGGCAAAATCTCAACTGCCTCCTTCGTTTCCTATTATCTGGCGAGGAGATGTGAGTTGGGAAAGGGCTAGAGTGGGCCGCGTGTTCAACCACCGCCGCCCATCCAGTCAGCCTCTTGCCGTCGTCGAAGCTACCAGGGAGGATCACATTGTAGAGGCTGTCCGGCTCGCTCGCAGTCTGGGTGCCCGGGTCTCAGTGCGATCTGGTGGT contains:
- a CDS encoding hypothetical protein (EggNog:ENOG41) is translated as MSTPEPLAGKVAIVSGSDSGIGFAIAHELASRGASVAINYPFPSLADNANNKAASLPSRSIAVCADMGTTQGPKTLVEATIQEFGRLDIVVNNVALAVNKPFEEQTLDDWDLLVNVNGRSTFLLTQSSLPHLTRGSGRIVNICSASSRGSPPLQTIYAGTKGMVDSFTKCWAKELPPKYGCTVNAVSPGPTKTEGFLAAGEEAMRILQPTIDATPVGKRMGTPEEIAFAVGFLCDERASWVNGVHLHVNGGLHID